Proteins from a genomic interval of Streptococcus oralis:
- a CDS encoding purine-nucleoside phosphorylase — translation MTFLDKIKETAAFLKGKGIQAPEFGLILGSGLGELAEEIENPVVVDYAEIPNWGRSTVVGHAGKLVYGELAGRKVLALQGRFHFYEGNPLEVVTFPVRVMKVLGCEGVIVTNAAGGIGFGPGTLMAISDHINMTGQNPLMGENLDDFGPRFPDMSKAYTPEYRATAHEVAKKLGIKLDEGVYIGVTGPTYETPAEIRAYKTLGADAVGMSTVPEVIVAAHSGLKVLGISCITNHAAGFQEELNHEEVVEVTERVKGDFKGLVKAILAEL, via the coding sequence ATGACATTTTTAGATAAGATCAAGGAAACAGCTGCTTTCTTGAAAGGAAAGGGAATCCAAGCTCCCGAGTTTGGTCTAATCCTTGGATCAGGTCTTGGAGAACTTGCAGAAGAAATCGAAAATCCAGTTGTAGTAGACTATGCTGAGATTCCAAACTGGGGCCGCTCTACAGTAGTTGGTCACGCTGGTAAATTGGTATATGGTGAACTTGCAGGGCGAAAGGTCTTGGCTCTTCAAGGTCGTTTCCATTTCTACGAGGGAAATCCTCTGGAAGTCGTGACTTTCCCAGTTCGTGTGATGAAAGTTCTCGGATGTGAAGGTGTCATTGTAACCAATGCAGCTGGCGGTATTGGATTTGGTCCTGGTACATTGATGGCTATCTCAGACCATATCAATATGACGGGGCAAAACCCATTGATGGGTGAAAACTTGGATGATTTTGGTCCACGTTTTCCGGATATGTCTAAAGCCTACACTCCAGAATACCGTGCTACTGCCCATGAAGTGGCTAAAAAACTCGGTATCAAGCTTGATGAAGGTGTCTATATCGGTGTAACCGGTCCGACTTATGAAACCCCAGCAGAAATTCGTGCCTATAAGACATTGGGAGCAGATGCAGTTGGTATGTCTACTGTTCCTGAAGTTATTGTGGCAGCCCACTCAGGTTTGAAAGTTCTCGGTATTTCATGTATTACTAACCATGCTGCAGGCTTCCAAGAAGAACTCAATCACGAGGAAGTTGTAGAAGTGACTGAGCGTGTCAAAGGCGACTTCAAAGGTTTGGTTAAAGCTATTCTTGCTGAACTCTAA
- a CDS encoding DUF1697 domain-containing protein, with translation MTRYALLVRGINVGGKNKVVMAQLRQELTELGLEKVETYINSGNIFFTSIVPKARLVEKLEVFFAVHYPFIQSFSLLSQEDYEEELKNLPDWWTKDLERKDVLFYTEGLDVDQVIATVNSLELKDEVVHFGRLGIFWGKFSEESYYATAYHKYLLKMPFYRNITIRNAKTFDKVGQMLKNNKGDTE, from the coding sequence ATGACGCGATATGCTTTACTTGTTCGGGGCATTAATGTTGGTGGAAAAAATAAGGTTGTCATGGCGCAACTTCGTCAAGAACTGACAGAGTTGGGACTGGAAAAGGTTGAAACCTACATCAACAGTGGCAACATTTTCTTTACTTCTATAGTTCCCAAAGCCCGATTGGTTGAAAAGTTAGAGGTTTTCTTTGCAGTCCATTATCCATTTATTCAGAGCTTTTCTTTGCTGAGTCAGGAAGATTATGAAGAAGAGCTGAAGAATCTGCCAGATTGGTGGACCAAAGATTTGGAACGAAAGGATGTCCTCTTTTACACGGAGGGCTTGGATGTGGATCAAGTCATAGCGACAGTTAATAGTTTAGAACTGAAAGATGAAGTGGTTCATTTTGGAAGACTTGGGATTTTCTGGGGGAAATTCTCTGAGGAATCCTACTATGCAACTGCCTATCATAAGTACTTGCTCAAGATGCCTTTTTATCGCAACATCACCATTCGCAATGCCAAAACCTTTGACAAAGTCGGTCAAATGCTAAAAAATAATAAAGGAGATACAGAATGA
- a CDS encoding phosphopentomutase: protein MSKFNRIHLVVLDSVGIGAAPDANNFVNAGVPDGASDTLGHISKTVGLNVPNMAKIGLGNIPRETPLKTVPAESNPTGYATKLEEVSLGKDTMTGHWEIMGLNITEPFDTFWNGFPEEILTKIEEFSGRKVIREANKPYSGTAVIDDFGPRQMETGELIIYTSADPVLQIAAHEDIIPLDELYRICEYARSITLERPALLGRIIARPYVGEPGNFTRTANRRDLAVSPFAPTVLDKLNEAGIDTYAVGKINDIFNGAGINHDMGHNKSNSHGIDTLLKTMGLAEFEKGFSFTNLVDFDALYGHRRNAHGYRDCLHEFDERLPEIIAAMRENDLLLITADHGNDPTYAGTDHTREYIPLLAYSPSFKGNGLIPVGHFADISATVADNFGVETAMIGESFLDKLV from the coding sequence ATGTCAAAATTTAATCGGATTCACTTGGTGGTACTGGATTCTGTGGGAATCGGTGCTGCACCAGATGCCAATAACTTTGTCAATGCAGGGGTTCCAGACGGAGCTTCTGACACACTGGGACACATTTCAAAAACCGTTGGTTTGAATGTACCAAACATGGCTAAAATCGGTCTAGGAAATATTCCTCGCGAAACGCCGCTTAAGACTGTACCAGCTGAAAGCAATCCAACAGGTTATGCAACAAAATTGGAAGAAGTTTCCCTTGGTAAGGATACCATGACTGGTCACTGGGAAATCATGGGACTCAACATTACCGAGCCTTTCGATACTTTCTGGAACGGATTCCCAGAAGAAATTTTGACAAAAATCGAAGAATTTTCAGGACGTAAGGTCATTCGTGAAGCCAACAAACCTTACTCAGGTACGGCTGTTATCGATGATTTCGGACCACGTCAAATGGAAACTGGGGAGTTGATTATCTATACTTCAGCTGACCCTGTTTTGCAAATTGCTGCCCACGAAGACATCATTCCTTTGGATGAATTGTACCGTATCTGTGAATACGCTCGTTCAATTACCCTTGAGCGTCCTGCCCTTCTAGGTCGTATCATTGCTCGTCCGTATGTTGGTGAACCAGGTAACTTCACTCGTACAGCAAACCGTCGTGACTTGGCTGTATCTCCATTTGCACCAACCGTTTTGGATAAATTGAACGAAGCAGGTATCGATACTTACGCTGTTGGTAAAATCAACGATATCTTTAATGGCGCTGGTATCAATCATGACATGGGACACAACAAGTCAAATAGCCATGGAATTGATACATTATTGAAGACTATGGGCCTTGCTGAGTTTGAAAAAGGATTCTCATTCACAAACTTGGTGGACTTTGATGCCCTTTACGGCCACCGCCGCAATGCTCATGGTTACCGTGATTGCTTGCATGAGTTTGATGAACGCTTGCCTGAAATTATCGCTGCTATGAGGGAGAATGACCTTCTCTTGATTACTGCGGACCATGGAAATGACCCAACCTATGCAGGAACAGACCACACTCGTGAATACATTCCATTGTTGGCCTATAGCCCTTCCTTTAAAGGAAATGGTCTCATTCCTGTCGGACATTTTGCAGATATCTCAGCAACAGTTGCGGATAACTTTGGTGTTGAAACTGCCATGATTGGGGAAAGTTTCTTAGATAAATTGGTATAA
- the rpiA gene encoding ribose-5-phosphate isomerase RpiA, whose product MENLKKMAGIKAAEFVKDGMVVGLGTGSTAYYFVEEIGRRIKEEGLQITAVTTSSVTSKQAEGLNIPLKSIDQVDFVDVTVDGADEVDSQFNGIKGGGGALLMEKVVATPSKEYIWVVDESKLVEKLGAFKLPVEVVQYGAEQVFRRFERAGYKPSFREKDGQRFVTDMQNFIIDLALDVIENPITFGQELDHVVGVVEHGLFNQMVDKVIVAGRDGVQILTSTKAR is encoded by the coding sequence GTGGAGAATCTGAAAAAGATGGCAGGTATCAAGGCTGCTGAGTTTGTCAAGGATGGCATGGTAGTCGGACTTGGAACGGGCTCTACTGCCTACTATTTCGTAGAAGAAATCGGTCGTCGGATTAAGGAAGAAGGTTTGCAGATTACTGCTGTGACGACTTCCAGTGTGACCAGTAAACAGGCCGAAGGTCTTAATATCCCGCTCAAGTCGATTGATCAAGTGGACTTTGTCGATGTGACAGTCGATGGAGCGGATGAAGTAGATAGCCAGTTTAACGGGATCAAAGGCGGTGGTGGTGCCCTTCTCATGGAGAAGGTTGTCGCAACGCCCTCAAAAGAATACATTTGGGTGGTGGATGAAAGCAAACTGGTAGAGAAACTAGGTGCTTTTAAATTGCCAGTAGAAGTGGTTCAGTATGGCGCAGAACAGGTCTTTCGTCGGTTTGAGCGAGCTGGCTACAAACCAAGTTTCCGTGAAAAAGACGGCCAACGTTTTGTGACCGATATGCAGAATTTTATTATTGACCTAGCCTTGGATGTCATTGAAAATCCAATTACCTTCGGGCAAGAATTGGATCATGTCGTTGGTGTCGTAGAGCATGGCTTGTTCAACCAAATGGTGGATAAGGTCATCGTTGCTGGACGAGATGGCGTTCAGATTTTAACTTCAACAAAAGCAAGATAA
- a CDS encoding peptidase U32 family protein: MEKIIITATAESIEQVEQLLEAGVDRIYVGEKDFGLRLPTTFSQDELREIAKLVHEAGKELIVAVNALMHQDMMDRIKPFLDFLEEIKTDYITVGDAGVFYVVNRDGYSFKTIYDASTMVTSSRQINFWGQKAGASEAVLAREIPSAELFKMPEILEIPAEVLVYGASVIHHSKRPLLQNYYNFTHIDDEKTRKRDLFLAEPSDPESHYSIFEDNHGTHIFANNDLDLMTKLTELVEHGFTHWKLEGLYTPGQNFVEIAKLFVQARSLIQEGNFSHDQAFLLDEEVRKLHPKNRFLDTGFYDYDPDMVK; encoded by the coding sequence ATGGAAAAGATTATTATTACAGCAACTGCTGAAAGTATTGAACAAGTTGAACAACTACTCGAAGCTGGCGTAGATCGTATCTATGTTGGTGAGAAAGATTTTGGCCTTCGTCTGCCAACAACCTTTAGCCAGGATGAGTTGCGAGAAATCGCCAAGCTGGTTCATGAAGCAGGTAAGGAATTGATCGTTGCGGTCAATGCCCTTATGCACCAAGACATGATGGATCGTATTAAGCCCTTCTTGGACTTCTTGGAAGAAATAAAGACAGACTATATTACAGTAGGAGATGCGGGTGTCTTTTACGTGGTCAACCGTGATGGCTATTCCTTCAAGACTATCTACGATGCTTCAACCATGGTGACAAGCAGTCGTCAGATTAACTTCTGGGGTCAAAAGGCAGGAGCCTCTGAAGCAGTCCTGGCACGTGAAATTCCATCTGCCGAACTCTTCAAGATGCCAGAGATTTTGGAAATTCCTGCTGAAGTCTTGGTTTATGGTGCCAGTGTCATCCATCATTCTAAGCGTCCGCTTTTACAAAACTACTATAACTTTACGCATATCGATGATGAAAAGACGCGTAAACGTGACCTCTTCTTAGCAGAACCGAGTGACCCTGAGAGCCATTATTCTATCTTTGAAGATAATCATGGTACCCATATCTTTGCCAACAATGACCTTGATTTGATGACCAAATTGACAGAATTGGTGGAGCATGGTTTTACCCACTGGAAGCTAGAGGGGCTCTACACACCTGGTCAGAATTTTGTAGAAATTGCTAAACTCTTTGTCCAAGCACGCAGCTTGATTCAAGAGGGGAATTTCAGTCATGACCAAGCCTTCTTGTTAGATGAGGAAGTGCGCAAGTTACACCCTAAAAACCGTTTCCTCGATACGGGATTCTATGATTACGATCCTGACATGGTTAAATAG
- a CDS encoding ABC transporter ATP-binding protein, whose amino-acid sequence MTALIEMTQVTKTYGEGKMKVVALHETNFQLNAGEFVAIVGPSGSGKTTFLTTLGQLQEASSGKILVKGKETGSLTEKEKTNLRFREFGFILQASNLIPFLTVKEQLDLIDRLDKGKNSKSDRKELFDLLDLEKVQDHYPKALSGGERQRAAIARALYNNPSIVLADEPTASLDTQRAYQVTEMLAAIAHEQGRGVVMITHDTRLLDKVDRIYVMNDGHLVEETHA is encoded by the coding sequence ATGACAGCATTGATTGAAATGACTCAAGTGACAAAAACCTATGGGGAAGGAAAGATGAAAGTCGTTGCCTTGCATGAGACGAATTTTCAGCTAAATGCGGGAGAGTTCGTAGCTATTGTTGGGCCTTCAGGCTCTGGAAAGACGACCTTTCTAACAACTCTTGGACAACTCCAGGAAGCATCGAGTGGAAAGATTTTGGTAAAGGGAAAGGAAACAGGTAGTTTGACGGAGAAGGAGAAAACAAACCTCCGTTTTAGAGAGTTTGGCTTTATTCTACAAGCTTCAAACTTAATTCCATTTCTAACGGTCAAGGAACAGCTGGATTTGATTGACAGACTAGATAAGGGAAAAAATAGCAAAAGTGACCGAAAAGAGCTCTTTGACTTGTTGGATTTGGAAAAAGTACAAGATCATTATCCCAAGGCTCTATCGGGTGGCGAACGTCAACGTGCGGCGATTGCTAGAGCGCTTTATAATAATCCGAGCATCGTTCTTGCAGATGAGCCGACAGCCAGTCTAGATACCCAGCGTGCTTACCAAGTAACAGAAATGTTGGCTGCCATTGCCCATGAACAAGGTAGAGGAGTTGTCATGATTACACATGATACACGCCTTCTTGATAAGGTCGATCGTATCTATGTTATGAACGATGGCCACCTAGTTGAAGAAACACATGCATAA
- a CDS encoding ABC transporter permease: protein MYLAIKEIVRNKLRYSLILTTIFLIAFMVFFMTSLALGLVRNNRAAIDNWQATGVVLSDYANDNLTASFIPEKDYKDKSSEEAAPLGYMFAVTNLVDDSEKVNVSILAQEWDSFISPSLTEGRYPERDDEVVVDQSFENYGIRLGDAIQLNGSEASYKIVGLTQGNKFFTEPVVFTSLTTYWTLQGTLKANRSISALVLKNDIEVVGDGLKQISIPKMISKIPGYTPQVNVFSGMILAMIVITGLIVGIFVYIITIQKLGLYGIMRAQGIQIKTIVWSLFCQIFLLAGMGIALALLAIGGVILVLPATFFFYPSWIAYSVLSLVISLMALLGGVISLPRLLKVDPITAIAE from the coding sequence ATGTATCTTGCTATCAAAGAAATAGTACGAAACAAACTTCGATATAGTTTGATTCTAACTACCATTTTTCTTATCGCTTTTATGGTCTTTTTTATGACCAGTCTAGCTCTTGGTCTTGTGCGAAACAACCGAGCCGCTATTGATAACTGGCAAGCAACGGGTGTCGTTTTATCCGACTACGCAAATGATAATTTGACAGCATCCTTTATTCCTGAAAAGGACTACAAGGATAAGAGTTCGGAAGAGGCTGCTCCATTGGGCTATATGTTCGCTGTGACCAATCTAGTCGATGATAGTGAAAAGGTCAATGTTTCCATCCTTGCTCAAGAGTGGGACTCTTTTATCTCTCCGAGTTTGACGGAGGGCCGTTATCCTGAAAGAGATGATGAGGTTGTTGTGGATCAGTCCTTTGAGAATTATGGGATTAGGCTAGGTGATGCCATTCAGCTGAATGGAAGCGAGGCAAGTTACAAGATTGTAGGCCTGACTCAAGGAAATAAGTTTTTCACTGAGCCTGTTGTCTTTACGAGTTTGACAACTTATTGGACCTTACAAGGAACCTTGAAAGCCAATCGTTCTATCTCTGCCTTGGTATTGAAAAATGATATAGAAGTGGTTGGCGATGGACTGAAACAGATTTCCATCCCAAAAATGATATCGAAAATTCCTGGTTACACACCTCAGGTTAATGTATTTTCAGGGATGATTCTTGCTATGATTGTCATCACAGGCTTGATTGTGGGTATTTTTGTTTATATCATTACCATCCAAAAACTAGGACTTTATGGAATAATGCGAGCTCAAGGGATACAGATCAAAACCATTGTATGGTCCCTTTTCTGTCAAATCTTCCTCCTAGCTGGTATGGGGATTGCTTTAGCCTTGCTGGCAATCGGAGGAGTGATTTTAGTCTTACCAGCTACCTTCTTTTTCTACCCAAGCTGGATAGCTTACTCTGTCCTAAGCTTGGTAATTTCCTTGATGGCCCTTCTAGGTGGTGTCATTTCACTTCCACGCTTGCTAAAGGTGGACCCGATTACTGCAATTGCAGAATGA